TGAATTCCGCCAAGGAAATGATTCTGAATAACGAAGCGCACGCCCAAGTCGTCCCGGTGAACAGAGGAGATTTGCTATGTTTGCTTCCTGTCCCAACGGCCGTATTATCCAATGTCAATGCGAAAGCGCTGAAATACGATTGTGAAAAATACACGGCTGCCTGCAACAAATATTTTTATTGCCACCTATCCTGTTTTGTGGGAACTGCAGTATTTATTCATGAAGTCGTAGCCGCTTATGAAGCTCTTGTCGCCGTAAGAGACAACAATATTACAGGGGTGAATAAGGTATTTCTGCTGGAGGATCATGTGAATGGCGCGAGCGCGAAGCGGATTGATCTTCCCAACATGTCGGTATGGTGCGAATGGTTAAAGCGGGGAGCTCAGGAAAAACTCGTGGGAGAAGTATTGGAATTTTTGGAATCCTTAAAGCAAATGGAAGGGCTGGATGTTAAAGTTTTACAAGAATTTCATCATTACTTTTTGCAAATGGTTTATAAAGCGCTGCAATTCGAGGCTTTCCAGGCCCATCAGGTTTTTTCCGAAAGCGTGTCGGCTGAAAGATCCGCCGTTGCCGTTCGTTCGGTCATGGATTTGGCGGAGTGGGCTCAAGAAATGATTGGCAAAGCGATGGACCATATCCGGGAAATCGAGAGTACTGAAAATGCGGTTGAAAAAGTAAAACGTTATATTTCCACAAATCTGGATCAAGATATTTCCCGCGACGATCTTGCCGGTTATATCGGACTGCATCCCGATTATATCGCCAAATTATTCAAGAAAGAAACGGGTCTCTCGATCTCCGAATATGTGATTCAAGCCCGTATCGAGATCGCCAAGGACCTCTTGGTGAAAACGGATATGTCCATAAGCAACATAGCCCTGCATGTGGGATATTCCAATTTCTCCTATTTTTCCACCGTTTTTAAGAAAACAACCCAAATGAATCCGCAGGAATTTCGCAAATGGAGTACTGGCCGTTAGATTTGCATCTAGCAGCCTTTTTTTGTTTCCTTAGGCCTGCCTCAAACGATGTCGGAAAATTAAAAATGAAATATCCGTTTATGAGTAGTTGATCTATTACGTGCGAAGTATGATTAAATCATTCAATGACGAAAAGAGTTGATCGACGGATGGACGACTAGCCGATAACAGAGAGATCATGGAGGGAAGCGCGAATAGGAGGTTATGAAATGGCTGTGCGGACGCAAGACCGTGTAACCCAATGGATCATTCATGCGATAATGATTATTTTATCCTGTATGTGTATTTTTCCATTTTTGCTGCTCATTATTTCTTCGATTACCGATGAGAAATCGATTATTCACTACGGATATTCGTTTTTTCCCAGAGAAATCAGTTTTTCCGCTTATCAGTATTTGGTAAAGGATTCCGCCAAGATGCTGAGAGCATTGGGAATCACGGTGGTCGTCACCGTGGTTGGAACGGCCGTGAGCCTGTTAATTACGGCGCTGCTGGCCTACCCGCTATCCCGCAAAGACATGCCGCTGTCCAATCCGTTATCGTTTCTCGTGTTTATTACGATGCTGTTTAACGGCGGTCTTGTCCCCACCTACCTGGTGTACACTCAATTTCTGCATATGAAAAATACGATTTGGGCTTTGATCGTCCCGGGGCTTCTGCTCAACGCTTTTTACGTGATGCTGATGCGCACCTTTTTCTCCAATTCGATTCCGGGCGCGATCATCGAATCGGCCAAAATAGACGGCGCAAGCGAATTTCGCATTTTCTGTCAGATGGTTCTGCCTCTCTCGCTTCCGGTTCTCGCTACCGTCGGTTTGTTTCAAACGATTCATTATTGGAACGACTGGTATAACGGATTAATTTATTTAACCGACAGCAAGCTGTACAGTCTGCAAAATTTGCTCAACCGGATATTGATGGACATCGAGTTTTTGAAAAGGGCGGACAGCTCCTACGGAGCTCAGGATACAACGTCGATTCCTACGGAAACGGCCCGGATGGCCATGGCGGTGCTGGGGATTATCCCGATTATCCTGACGTACCCGTTTTTTCAAAAGTTTTTTGTCAAAGGATTAACTATCGGAGCGGTGAAAGGTTAACGGGGGGAGACACAGATGAACGGTTTAACGGTAAAAAATTGGCTCAAGGAAGCATCGAAATACCGTGCTCTTTACTTGATGACGTTGCCCGGATTCCTGTACCTGCTCATGAATAATTATATCCCGATGTTCGGGGTCGTTATTGTTTTTAAGGATATCGATTTTATTAAAGGAATCTGGGGAAGCGACTGGGTAGGGTTTAAAAATTTCGAATATTTGTTTAAAACGACGGATGCTTTTATCATCACCCGAAACACCTTATTGTATGGAATTATTTTCATTGTCATTAATCTCATTTTCGCCGTCGGACTGGCTATTCTTTTGAACGAAGTGAAAAATATCATCGTATCGAGATTTTACCAAAGCATCGTGCTGCTGCCGCACCTGATCTCCATGGTCATCATCGGTTATCTGGTTTATGCTTGTTTGAGCATCGAGAACGGGTTTATGAATAAGACCATTTTGCCGCTGCTCGGGCTGGACTCCATTTCCTGGTACAACGAATCCAAGTATTGGCCGTTCATACTGACGTTTGTCAACACTTGGGCGAAGGCCGGTTATCTATGCGTTATTTATCTGGCGGCGATCGTTGGGATCGATCATGAATACTACGAGGCGGCCACCATTGACGGGGCAAGCAAATGGCAGCAAATTCGCTCGATTACGATTCCTTTGATCGTCCCCGTTATCACCGTCATGACCTTGCTGCAGATCGGCCGGGTGTTTTATTCCGATTTCGGGCTGTTTTACCAGGTGCCGCTAAACTCCGGAGCGATCCAATCGACAACCAATGTCATCGATACTTATGTATACCGCGCTTTAATTACATTAGGGGATATCGGGATGTCGTCGGCGGCCGGATTATATCAATCGTTGGTCGGCTTTGTGCTCGTATTTTTTTCGAATTACATCGTCAAGAAATTCAACAAAGACAATGCATTATTTTAACCGGTTGGATATAAATTCGAGGGGGTTATCGTATGAGGAAGAAAAGTTTTGGCACTTTAACATCGATCCTGCTTGCAGGAGCTTTATTTGCCGGTTGTTCGTCATCGCCCGCACCGGCGGCTAACAATACGGCGGGAGCAGGCGGCAATTCCAAAGATTCGCTGCCTCCGTATGAGATTACGATGGTCTATCAAGCTGCGGAGCCCAAAGATTTAAAAGAGGTGGAAGCGGCGATCAGCAAAATCACAAAGGAAAAAATCAACGCAACGGTAAAGCTGCTGCCCATCAGCAACGGAACCTGGCAGCAGCAAATCAATCTTATGCTGACGGCAAACGAGAAGATGGATCTACTCTGGACAGCCAGCTCCCTCGGTTACATCAATCAGGTCGCCAAGGGCCAGCTTATTCCGATCGATGAATTGTTGGACAAACATGGGCCGGATATTAAGGCGAGCTTGGATAAGGGCATTATGGATAGCTTGAAGATCAAAGGTAAAATTTATTCCGTACCGAGCATTAAAGACTGGGCGGCGTCGGCGGGAATTGTGATGCGGAAAGATATGGTGGATAAATATAAAATCGACACGACCAAAATTAAAACGCTGGACGATCTGGAGCCGATTTTCAAAACCATTAAGGATAACGAACCCGGCATGATTCCGGTGACCGGAACGACCGGCACCTTAATGGAACTGATTTACAACGGCGACATTGACAGATTGGATAATTATTTGGGTGTTTTGATGGACGTAACCAATTTGAAGGTATCCAATTTGTATGAAAGCAAGCCATATGCCGATTTGGCCGAACGGATGAGGAAATGGTACCTGGAAGGCTACATTTCCAAGGATGCCGCTACCAACACGGAGACGGGATATAATCTGGTAAAAGCCAATAAAGCATTTTCGTTTTACGGTTCGTTGAAGCCGGGCTTCGATGAGGACGTGCTCCCCAGAACGGGCGGCGTGAAAATGGTAAGCGTTCCGCTGACCGGCGCCCTGGCAACGACCAGCAAAATTACCAACGCCTTGATGGTGATTCCGAAAAACTCGCAAAATCCGGAAAGAGCGATGATGTTTCTGAACATGCTTTATTCGGATAAAACGTTGATCAATTTATTGGATTATGGGATTGAAGGCAAGCATTATGTAAAAGCCGGCGATAATATCATCGATTATCCTCAGGATGTGAATGCTTCCAACGTAGGGTATTATCTTGAAAACTGGAAGATCGGAAACAGCTTTAATTCGTACACCTTTAAAGTGCAGGACCCCAACACCTGGAAAAATATTGACGAATTCAATAAAACTGCGCTCAAGTCCAAGGCATTAGGGTTTTCTTTTGACGGTGAACCGGTAAAAACC
The window above is part of the Paenibacillus hamazuiensis genome. Proteins encoded here:
- a CDS encoding response regulator; protein product: MYQLLIVDDEIHIASGIKMSLAWEELGISQVHMAYNIRQAKEVFATCPIDVLICDIEMPGGNGLELLAWVKEQFPATECIFVTCHADFSYAKKAIQLGCLEYLLKPVEDEELKSIVVKAIHKIRKEREDLGYLETYRHYYELWSSHQPLLAEKFWLDLLNRKISSHPDAIQQAIQNLTLPYSGESRFLPILISVRRWDKELSKREEQIMEYALLNSAKEMILNNEAHAQVVPVNRGDLLCLLPVPTAVLSNVNAKALKYDCEKYTAACNKYFYCHLSCFVGTAVFIHEVVAAYEALVAVRDNNITGVNKVFLLEDHVNGASAKRIDLPNMSVWCEWLKRGAQEKLVGEVLEFLESLKQMEGLDVKVLQEFHHYFLQMVYKALQFEAFQAHQVFSESVSAERSAVAVRSVMDLAEWAQEMIGKAMDHIREIESTENAVEKVKRYISTNLDQDISRDDLAGYIGLHPDYIAKLFKKETGLSISEYVIQARIEIAKDLLVKTDMSISNIALHVGYSNFSYFSTVFKKTTQMNPQEFRKWSTGR
- a CDS encoding carbohydrate ABC transporter permease — encoded protein: MRTQDRVTQWIIHAIMIILSCMCIFPFLLLIISSITDEKSIIHYGYSFFPREISFSAYQYLVKDSAKMLRALGITVVVTVVGTAVSLLITALLAYPLSRKDMPLSNPLSFLVFITMLFNGGLVPTYLVYTQFLHMKNTIWALIVPGLLLNAFYVMLMRTFFSNSIPGAIIESAKIDGASEFRIFCQMVLPLSLPVLATVGLFQTIHYWNDWYNGLIYLTDSKLYSLQNLLNRILMDIEFLKRADSSYGAQDTTSIPTETARMAMAVLGIIPIILTYPFFQKFFVKGLTIGAVKG
- a CDS encoding ABC transporter permease, which codes for MNGLTVKNWLKEASKYRALYLMTLPGFLYLLMNNYIPMFGVVIVFKDIDFIKGIWGSDWVGFKNFEYLFKTTDAFIITRNTLLYGIIFIVINLIFAVGLAILLNEVKNIIVSRFYQSIVLLPHLISMVIIGYLVYACLSIENGFMNKTILPLLGLDSISWYNESKYWPFILTFVNTWAKAGYLCVIYLAAIVGIDHEYYEAATIDGASKWQQIRSITIPLIVPVITVMTLLQIGRVFYSDFGLFYQVPLNSGAIQSTTNVIDTYVYRALITLGDIGMSSAAGLYQSLVGFVLVFFSNYIVKKFNKDNALF
- a CDS encoding ABC transporter substrate-binding protein, with amino-acid sequence MRKKSFGTLTSILLAGALFAGCSSSPAPAANNTAGAGGNSKDSLPPYEITMVYQAAEPKDLKEVEAAISKITKEKINATVKLLPISNGTWQQQINLMLTANEKMDLLWTASSLGYINQVAKGQLIPIDELLDKHGPDIKASLDKGIMDSLKIKGKIYSVPSIKDWAASAGIVMRKDMVDKYKIDTTKIKTLDDLEPIFKTIKDNEPGMIPVTGTTGTLMELIYNGDIDRLDNYLGVLMDVTNLKVSNLYESKPYADLAERMRKWYLEGYISKDAATNTETGYNLVKANKAFSFYGSLKPGFDEDVLPRTGGVKMVSVPLTGALATTSKITNALMVIPKNSQNPERAMMFLNMLYSDKTLINLLDYGIEGKHYVKAGDNIIDYPQDVNASNVGYYLENWKIGNSFNSYTFKVQDPNTWKNIDEFNKTALKSKALGFSFDGEPVKTELAAVSNVLSSYKTAIEFGAIDPKTALPDFISRLKAAGIDKIIAEKQKQLDEWASSRK